From Triticum urartu cultivar G1812 chromosome 2, Tu2.1, whole genome shotgun sequence, a single genomic window includes:
- the LOC125539353 gene encoding protein LAZ1-like: MRVKLELLMPLMAQYKTPAWATLVAGFFVLLALSLSMYLIFEHLSAYNNPEEQKFVLGVILMVPCYAIESYVSLVDPNITVYCGILREGYEALAMYCFGRYITACLGGEEKTIAFLKREGGSDSRQPLLHHASEKGIIHHHFPVNYILKPWRMGTRFYQIIKFGIFQYVIIKTLTASLSLFLEAFGVYCEGEFNLRCGYPYFAAILNFSQFWALYCLVEWYTATKDELAHIKPLAKFLSFKSIVFLTWWQGVVIAIMYSLGLLRSPLAQSLQLKSSIQDFIICIEMGIASAVHLYVFPAKPYELLVNQSPGNISVLGDYASSDPIDPEEVKESNRPSKMKLPQFEPDERSATNIKESVRDFVVGSGEYVIQDFKFTVNQAVRPVEKRFDKLLKKKDKYKNTQDDNWVSAASPERPVRGIDDPLLSGSTSDSGVLKGKKQRRVVSTVATADSWGGGDKTPDGYEIRGRRWAVKN, translated from the exons ATGAGGGTCAAGCTTGAGCTCCTCATGCCCCTGATGGCGCAATACAAAACACCCGCATGGGCCACATTGGTCGCCGGGTTCTTTGTGCTGCTTGCCCTTTCCCTCTCCATGTACCTGATATTTGAGCATCTATCGGCATACAACAACCCAGAG GAACAGAAATTTGTTCTGGGTGTTATTTTGATGGTCCCTTGCTATGCAATTGAGTCG TATGTTTCTTTGGTAGATCCAAATATCACTGTTTACTGTGGCATCTTGCGCGAGGGTTACGAAGCATTAGCTATGTACTGCTTTGGAAGATATATCACTGCATGTTTAG GTGGGGAAGAAAAAACGATAGCCTTTTTGAAGAGGGAAGGCGGCTCAGATTCTAGGCAACCCCTTTTGCATCATGCTTCCGAGAAAGGAATTATACACCATCATTTTCCCGTGAATTATATTTTGAAACCCTGGCGAATGGGGACGCGATTTTACCAGATTATCAAATTTGGAATCTTCCAATAT GTGATTATAAAGACACTCACAGCTAGCTTATCTCTTTTTCTAGAAGCTTTTGGTGTATATTGTGAAGGTGAATTCAATTTACGATGTGG ATACCCTTATTTTGCTGCAATCCTGAATTTCAGTCAATTTTGGGCCCTATACTGTTTAGTAGAATGGTACACAGCTACCAAGGACGAATTGGCACATATAAAACCTCTGGCTAAGTTTCTTTCGTTCAAGTCAATAGTATTCTTGACTTGGTGGCAAGGGGTGGTGATTGCAATAATGTATTCTTTGGGCCTGCTTAGAAGTCCTTTAGCCCAGAGCTTGCAGTTAAAATCAAGTATTCAAGATTTTATTATCTGCATAGAG ATGGGCATTGCGTCAGCTGTTCACCTCTATGTGTTCCCTGCTAAACCCTATGAGCTCTTAGTTAACCAGTCACCTGGAAACATTTCAGTCCTTGGAGATTACGCATCCTCTGACCCTATAGATCCTGAAGAAGTCAAGGAGAGTAACCGGCCGAGCAAAATGAAGCTTCCACAGTTCGAACCGGATGAGAGAAGTGCAACAAACATAAAAGAGAGTGTTCGCGACTTTGTGGTTGGCAGTGGGGAATAT GTGATCCAGGATTTTAAGTTCACTGTTAACCAAGCAGTGCGACCGGTGGAGAAGCGGTTTGATAAACTGCTGAAAAAGAAAGACAAGTATAAGAACACCCAGGATGACAACTGGGTGAGTGCAGCATCGCCAGAGAGACCGGTTCGTGGCATCGATGATCCGCTATTAAGCGGGAGCACAAGTGACAGCGGGGTCTTGAAGGGCAAAAAGCAACGTAGAGTTGTCAGCACAGTTGCTACCGCGGATAGTTGGGGAGGTGGTGATAAGACGCCTGATGGCTACGAGATAAGGGGCCGCCGCTGGGCAGTGAAGAATTGA
- the LOC125539352 gene encoding cyclin-B2-1-like: MERAGENRRPVVGKPVPSVREMGNRRPLKELNNLAGAHPYPRAIAKKPMLEKSGRDEKKPALVSHRPMTRKLALLLENKEQLVHPATAADAAKPGVDPQDEPIPDDTDEEIESAEDDTDMDEEEQEDIVDDVSLMDIDSVDSGNPLAATEYVEEIYRFYRENEKMSCVRPDYMSSQEDINEKMRAILIDWLIEVHYKFELMDETLFLTVNIIDRYLEKQVVPRKKLQLVGVTAMLLACKYEEVSVPVVEDLVLISDRAYTKGQILEMEKSVLNALEYNMSVPTPYVFMRRFLKAADSDKQLQLVSFFMLELCLVEYQMLKYCPSLLAAAAVYTAQCAINRCWQWTKICETHSRYTRDQLIECSKMMVQFHQKAAGGKLTGVHRKYSTFKFGCVTKVEPAHFLLGG; this comes from the exons ATGGAGAGGGCCGGGGAGAACCGGAGGCCGGTGGTGGGCAAGCCCGTGCCCAGCGTCCGAG AGATGGGGAATCGGAGGCCGCTCAAGGAACTCAACAACCTCGCGGGGGCTCACCCGTACCCCCGCGCCATCGCCAAGAAGCCGATGCTAGA gAAGAGTGGGAGGGATGAGAAGAAGCCAGCATTGGTGAGCCATCGTCCTATGACGAG GAAACTCGCCCTCTTATTGGAGAACAAAGAACAACTTGTCCATCCGGCCACCGCAGCTGATGCAGCAAAACCCGGAGTTGATCCCCAGGATGAGCCCATCCccgatgacactgatgaagagaTCGAGTCGGCCGAGGACGATACTGACATG GATGAGGAAGAACAGGAGGATATTGTGGATGATGTATCCCTCATGGACATCGACAGCGTCGACTCCGGGAATCCGCTGGCCGCAACTGAGTATGTCGAAGAGATTTACAGGTTCTACAGAGAAAATGAG AAAATGAGCTGTGTGCGTCCTGATTACATGTCCAGTCAAGAAGACATAAATGAAAAGATGAGAGCTATTTTGATAGATTGGCTCATTGAG GTTCATTACAAGTTTGAGTTGATGGATGAGACACTCTTTCTTACCGTGAACATAATAGACAGATACTTGGAAAAACAAGTGGTGCCAAGGAAGAAGTTGCAGTTAGTTGGAGTGACAGCTATGCTTCTTGCTTGTAAATATGAGGAAGTCTCAGTTCCAGTTGTTGAAGATTTAGTGCTCATTTCTGACCGGGCTTACACTAAAGGACAGATTCTTGAAATG GAAAAGTCGGTCCTAAACGCTCTGGAGTACAACATGTCTGTACCAACGCCATATGTTTTTATGAGAAGGTTCCTGAAGGCAGCTGATTCTGACAAGCAG CTGCAGCTAGTTTCTTTCTTCATGCTTGAGCTCTGCCTGGTTGAATACCAAATGCTCAAGTACTGCCCTTCGCTGCTTGCTGCCGCTGCAGTTTACACTGCACAGTGTGCTATCAATCGCTGCTGGCAGTGGACAAAGATCTGCGAGACACATAGCAGATACACTAGAGATCAGCTCAT TGAGTGCTCCAAAATGATGGTACAATTCCACCAGAAGGCAGCAGGGGGCAAGCTTACAGGCGTTCACAGGAAATACAGTACATTCAAGTTTGGTTGTGTGACGAAAGTGGAGCCTGCGCACTTCTTGCTGGGGGGATGA